From a single Vitis vinifera cultivar Pinot Noir 40024 chromosome 18, ASM3070453v1 genomic region:
- the LOC100256747 gene encoding disease resistance protein RPV1 translates to MGKLREFNFSGTSINEVPLSIKHLNGLEELLLEDCKKLVAFSENIGSLSSLKSLKLKGCSKLKGLPSSIKHLKALKNLDLSSCENLVRLPESICSLSSLETLFLNGCLKFKGFPGVKGHMNNLRVLRLDSTAIKEIPSSITHLKALEYLNLSRSSIVSLPESICSLTSLKTINVDECSALHKLPEDLGELSRLEILSFSYIRCDLPCLSGLCSLKELTLQGCNLKQGVIKRDSRLSSLKTLILIDCNLKDGVVLDICHLLSLKELHLSSCNIRGIPNDIFCLSSLEILNLDGNHFSSIPAGISRLYHLTSLNLRHCNKLQQVPELPSSLRLLDVHGPSDGTSSSPSLLPPLHSLVNCLNSAIQDSENRIRRNWNGAYFSDSWYSGNGICIVIPGSSGIPKWIKNKRKGSEIEIGLPQNWHLNNDFLGFALYCVYAPVPSNLEAMIRTGFLNISEKRSIFGSLFGFYLEVNCGMASHGDEFQSKDILSFSSDCECCQDFDFDGGLSWVICYPKVAIREKYGTHFKALFQGCYFGKLKSFEVIECGVHLIYA, encoded by the exons ATGGGAAAGCTAAGGGAGTTTAATTTCAGTGGAACATCTATAAACGAGGTACCATTGTCAATTAAACATCTAAACGGTCTTGAAGAGTTGCTTTTAGAAGATTGCAAGAAGCTTGTGGCCTTTTCCGAGAACATTGGTAGTTTGAGCTCTCTTAAATCTCTCAAACTTAAAGGATGTTCAAAATTAAAGGGTCTTCCATCATCAATCAAACATTTAAAAGCTCTTAAAAACTTAGATTTGTCAAGTTGTGAAAATCTTGTGAGGCTTCCTGAGAGTATTTGTAGTTTGAGCTCTCTTGAAACTCTCTTTCTCAATGGGTGTTTAAAATTCAAGGGCTTCCCAGGAGTTAAGGGCCATATGAACAATCTAAGGGTGCTTCGTCTAGATTCAACAGCTATAAAAGAGATACCTTCATCAATTACACATCTAAAAGCCTTGGAATACTTAAATTTGTCAAGGAGCAGCATTGTGAGTCTCCCAGAGAGCATTTGTAGTTTGACATCTCTTAAAACTATAAATGTCGATGAGTGTTCAGCACTCCACAAATTGCCAGAGGACCTAGGGGAGTTGTCACGTTTGGAGATACTTTCATTTTCATACATCAGATGTGACTTGCCCTGTTTGTCAGGCTTATGCTCCTTAAAAGAGTTAACTCTACAGGGTTGCAATCTAAAGCAAGGAGTGATTAAGAGAGATAGCCGCTTGTCCTCATTGAAGACATTAATCCTAATTGATTGCAACTTAAAGGACGGAGTAGTCCTTGATATTTGCCACCTTTTGTCATTGAAAGAGCTACATCTAAGCAGCTGCAACATAAGAGGAATCCCTAATGATATTTTCtgcctatcatccttggaaatATTGAATCTGGATGGAAACCATTTTAGTAGCATACCTGCTGGCATCAGTCGACTGTATCATCTGACATCACTTAACTTGAGGCACTGCAACAAGCTTCAACAAGTTCCAGAGCTTCCATCAAGTCTACGGCTTTTAGATGTGCATGGCCCTTCAGATGGTACTTCATCAAGCCCGTCATTGCTGCCGCCACTGCATTCTCTGGTCAATTGTTTAAATTCGGCAATTCAG GATTCGGAAAATAGAATCAGGCGTAATTGGAATGGAGCATATTTTTCTGATTCTTGGTACAGTGGCAACGGAATTTGTATTGTGATTCCTGGAAGTAGTGGAATACCAAAGTGGATAAAGAACAAGAGAAAGGGATCTGAGATAGAGATAGGGCTTCCTCAGAATTGGCACCTAAACAATGATTTCTTGGGATTTGCCTTATACTGTGTTTATGCTCCCGTTCCCTCTAACCTTGAGGCCATGATTAGAACAGGATTTCTGAATATATCTGAGAAAAGATCCATTTTTGGATCTctctttggtttttatttagAAGTAAACTGTGGCATGGCTAGCCATGGCGATGAATTCCAATCCAAGGATATTCTCTCATTTTCATCTGATTGTGAATGCTGCcaggattttgattttgatggtGGTCTATCATGGGTAATATGTTATCCCAAAGTTGCTATTCGGGAGAAGTATGGGACGCACTTCAAGGCTTTATTTCAGGGCTGCTATTTTGGTAAATTGAAAAGCTTTGAGGTGATAGAATGTGGGGTCCATCTTATATACGCCTAA
- the LOC104882776 gene encoding protein SRC2 homolog, whose protein sequence is MECRKFEITLVSARNLEVRETHKMKVYAKISIAGDPNMEKRTPVDKKGRANPAWNFTTICIIGKQAVEHDGVLLVITLYCSRTFGDQCIGEVCVSFKELFNRERTLWGRLRTPFSSPKGVGVGKTVNYPVKNGGSNSGGVLKFSYRFGEVVIVDQTSGRKSTLASVAQWVVLIITVVTGVDLPIDIPFSWKMFHEV, encoded by the coding sequence ATGGAATGCAGGAAGTTCGAGATCACCCTTGTTTCAGCTCGAAATCTTGAGGTACGAGAAACACACAAAATGAAGGTTTACGCAAAGATTTCAATTGCAGGCGATCCCAACATGGAGAAAAGAACCCCAGTGGACAAGAAAGGGCGGGCCAACCCAGCATGGAACTTCACCACTATATGCATAATAGGGAAGCAGGCTGTTGAACATGATGGTGTTTTGCTTGTGATCACATTATACTGCAGCCGGACCTTTGGAGACCAATGTATTGGGGAAGTATGTGTATCGTTCAAGGAACTCTTTAATCGGGAAAGGACACTTTGGGGTCGCCTGAGAACACCTTTTAGTTCTCCAAAGGGAGTTGGAGTTGGCAAGACAGTGAATTACCCCGTGAAGAATGGTGGTTCTAACTCAGGAGGAGTGCTGAAATTTTCGTACAGATTCGGGGAAGTAGTGATTGTTGATCAAACATCCGGCCGGAAAAGTACTTTGGCGTCTGTAGCCCAGTGGGTGGTGCTGATTATAACAGTTGTGACTGGAGTAGATCTGCCGATTGATATTCCATTTTCTTGGAAGATGTTTCATGAGGTGTAG